The Rutidosis leptorrhynchoides isolate AG116_Rl617_1_P2 unplaced genomic scaffold, CSIRO_AGI_Rlap_v1 contig37, whole genome shotgun sequence genome segment CTTTAAATGAAGGTTACCTACTAGATAGTGTCAGGCTCATTAATACTGGTTTATTCATATGAAATTGTATTCTGATTTTTATTTTGTCAGGAGATTTTTGTAACTTAGATGATGTCATTTTATCAGCCGTCGTTCTGCAAAATGCCATACCTTGCCGTCTCCTATTTTTGTTAAAAAATAAGAACTTTTAATTAACATTCCCAGATAATGTTGTCTTTGAGCtatatttattgaattgagacctaTTCATCTCGACAGTTTGGCAGACTGGCTGTTAACACCTGAGTCATATATGAATAGATAATTTCTTTAGAAAAGTTTAATAGATACAAGTGGCATCGCCTAATCATTTATAATATAGGCATTCAATCAGTGTAGTCTTGTTTCTACCTAACCTTTTTTGTttcaaaggaaaaaaaaaaaagacgtCTAGTTACATGATTTTCTCGGCCTTCTTTCTCAAAATGGTGTTAATTCATTCTGTTATTATAATTGCACAGGAATACTTCTCAAAATGGGGAGAGAGTGGTACTGTCGACCTGAAGTACGAGTTGGAGCATCTTATTATCTTGACAGCGAGCAGGTGCCTCTTGGGTCAAGAAGTGCGTAATCAGCTCTTCGACGACGTTTCTGCTTTATTTCATGATCTCGACAATGGAATGCTCCCCATTAGTGTTATCTTCCCATACCTCCCAATCCCACCACACCGTCGTCGCGATCAAGCTCGTAAGAAACTCACACAGATCTTCTCAACCATTATAAATTCTCGGAAATCCACTGGAAAATCAGAGAACGACATGCTCCAATGCTTCATCGATTCAAAATACAAAGATGGGCGTCCTACGTCCGAGAGTGAGGTCACTGGCTTGCTCATTGCTGCTCTCTTTGCCGGTCAGCACACTAGTTCGATCACCTCAACATGGACCGGTGCCTATCTACTTACAAACAAAAAGTACTTATCAGGTGTCGTGGAGGAGCAGAAAACCATCATGGAAAAGCACGGGAATAAGGTTGATCACGACGTCTTGTCGGAGATGGATGTCCTTCATCGATCCATCAAAGAAGCTCTAAGGCTACACCCTCCACTAATTATGCTTTTGAGAAGCTCACATAGCGATTTTAGCGTGACGACTCGTGACGGTAAGGAATACGACATTCCAAAAGGTCACATTGTCGCAACGTCCCCGGCATTTGCAAACCGTCTACCTCATATCTACACCAAACCGGATGAATACGATCCGGACCGGTTTGCC includes the following:
- the LOC139883220 gene encoding obtusifoliol 14-alpha demethylase-like, which encodes MDPENKFLNMALLFVATIVVAKLVSALIVPRSKKRLPPVVNAWPLIGGLLRFIKGPIVMLREEYPKLGSVFTVKLATKNVTFLIGPEVSAHFFKAPETDLSQQEVYQFNVPTFGPGVVFDVDYSIRQEQFRFFTEALRVNKLKGYVDQMVSEAEEYFSKWGESGTVDLKYELEHLIILTASRCLLGQEVRNQLFDDVSALFHDLDNGMLPISVIFPYLPIPPHRRRDQARKKLTQIFSTIINSRKSTGKSENDMLQCFIDSKYKDGRPTSESEVTGLLIAALFAGQHTSSITSTWTGAYLLTNKKYLSGVVEEQKTIMEKHGNKVDHDVLSEMDVLHRSIKEALRLHPPLIMLLRSSHSDFSVTTRDGKEYDIPKGHIVATSPAFANRLPHIYTKPDEYDPDRFAPERDEDKASGAFSYISFGGGRHGCLGEPFAYLQIKAIWSHLLRNFEFELISPFPEVDWNAMVVGVKDKVMVKYKRRQLSSN